The following are encoded together in the Poseidonibacter lekithochrous genome:
- the hisIE gene encoding bifunctional phosphoribosyl-AMP cyclohydrolase/phosphoribosyl-ATP diphosphatase HisIE, whose protein sequence is MEILNKIDWQKMDGLIPVVTQEATTGNVLMLAYMDKEAVELTMDTNIAHYFSRSKQRIWKKGESSGHIQEVEDILLDCDNDTILLKVKQTGVACHTGRKSCFFTSMKTNEEVTKVEIDTTAAYGVIDTLYHVIQEKKNDDPKASYTAKLLQGKENSMLKKIVEEAGEFTFAIKDNDQEEIVYEAADIIYHMLVAMASKNVSPDRVKQEIARRFGMSGIEEKNSRVES, encoded by the coding sequence ATGGAAATATTAAACAAAATTGACTGGCAAAAAATGGATGGATTAATCCCTGTAGTTACACAAGAAGCAACAACGGGTAACGTTTTAATGCTTGCCTATATGGACAAAGAAGCAGTTGAGCTTACAATGGATACAAATATTGCTCATTACTTTTCAAGATCTAAACAAAGAATTTGGAAGAAAGGTGAAAGCTCTGGTCATATTCAAGAAGTAGAAGATATCTTACTTGATTGTGATAATGACACTATTTTATTAAAAGTAAAACAAACTGGTGTTGCTTGTCATACTGGAAGAAAATCATGTTTCTTCACATCAATGAAAACAAATGAGGAAGTAACAAAAGTTGAAATTGATACTACTGCTGCTTATGGAGTAATTGATACTTTATACCATGTAATCCAAGAAAAGAAAAATGATGACCCTAAAGCATCATATACTGCAAAACTTTTACAGGGTAAAGAAAATTCTATGCTGAAGAAGATTGTTGAAGAAGCTGGAGAATTTACATTTGCAATTAAAGATAATGATCAAGAAGAGATTGTTTATGAAGCAGCTGATATTATTTATCACATGCTTGTAGCAATGGCTTCAAAAAATGTAAGCCCAGATAGAGTAAAACAAGAAATTGCTAGAAGATTTGGAATGTCTGGAATCGAAGAAAAAAACTCAAGAGTTGAATCATAA
- a CDS encoding SPFH domain-containing protein, with product MPIDNDYFKNRQNNNGGGSNNNNNNNGGGGNYQPPFEPPEFFKNLGKKAGIIYGIIAVVALLFVFKPFIIVESGQVGIKSTTGKYEEEPLRPGFHFYIPQFQKVVLVDTKVRLMNYANIETSGGFDQSIRSNPAISILDARGLPVSIELTVQYRLTAQGAPTTIANWGFSWEDKIINPVVRDIVRNVVGNYTAEELPTKRNEIAVKIQEGIQKDVDSLEGQPVLLQSVQLREIVLPQKIKDQIERVQIANQESERVRYEVLRTKQEAEKRAAKATGDAEANRIEAQGRADAVAIEAKAQATANKAIAQSLTPNLLRMQQIAVQGKFNEALRTNKDAKIFLTPGGSTPNIWVDTKSKSRDAAISQ from the coding sequence ATGCCAATAGATAACGATTATTTCAAAAACAGACAAAACAATAACGGTGGTGGTTCTAACAACAATAATAATAACAACGGAGGTGGAGGAAACTATCAACCACCTTTCGAGCCACCTGAATTTTTCAAAAACTTAGGTAAAAAAGCTGGAATCATTTACGGAATAATTGCAGTAGTTGCATTATTATTCGTATTTAAACCATTTATTATCGTAGAATCAGGACAAGTAGGTATTAAAAGTACTACTGGTAAATATGAAGAAGAACCATTAAGACCAGGTTTTCATTTCTATATCCCACAATTCCAAAAAGTTGTTTTAGTTGATACTAAAGTAAGATTAATGAACTACGCTAATATTGAAACAAGTGGTGGATTTGATCAAAGTATTAGAAGTAACCCTGCAATTTCTATCTTAGATGCTAGAGGTTTACCTGTTTCTATTGAATTAACTGTTCAATATAGATTAACAGCGCAAGGTGCTCCAACTACAATTGCTAACTGGGGATTCTCTTGGGAAGATAAAATTATTAACCCAGTTGTAAGAGATATTGTAAGAAATGTTGTTGGTAACTATACAGCAGAAGAACTTCCTACAAAAAGAAATGAAATTGCTGTTAAAATTCAAGAAGGTATCCAAAAAGATGTTGATTCTCTTGAAGGACAACCAGTACTTTTACAATCAGTTCAGTTAAGAGAAATTGTATTACCTCAAAAGATCAAAGATCAAATTGAGAGAGTTCAAATTGCTAACCAAGAATCTGAAAGAGTTAGATATGAAGTTTTAAGAACTAAGCAAGAAGCTGAAAAAAGAGCTGCTAAAGCGACTGGTGATGCTGAAGCAAATAGAATTGAAGCACAAGGTAGAGCGGATGCAGTTGCAATTGAAGCAAAAGCACAAGCAACAGCAAATAAAGCTATTGCACAATCTTTAACTCCTAACCTTTTAAGAATGCAACAAATTGCAGTTCAAGGTAAATTCAATGAAGCACTTAGAACAAACAAAGATGCTAAAATCTTCTTAACTCCTGGTGGTTCAACTCCAAATATTTGGGTTGATACTAAAAGTAAATCAAGAGATGCGGCAATTAGCCAATAA